A region of Deltaproteobacteria bacterium DNA encodes the following proteins:
- a CDS encoding CoB--CoM heterodisulfide reductase iron-sulfur subunit B family protein: MAYALFLGCTIPARSRNYEASARQVCGALGLRLVDIPQFACCGFPIKSMDSEEALTLSAFNLALALREGLDVLTLCSSCGSSLAEAAKLLQENVPLRERVNIKLARIGLSYGGGVKVRHIVHVLHEEVGLETIGKKMVTDLSALRIASHHGCHFLKPSEIHHFDEVEAPRSLDRLTALTSAEPVNYPGKTKCCGGPVMASDPDTAVAVAHGKLNALADVQVDALTLACPFCSVMYESNQIGADSESGHRVELPVLFITQVLGLGMGLSPKDLGFKQNVIKPKALLAKLGL; encoded by the coding sequence ATGGCTTATGCTCTTTTTCTGGGTTGCACCATCCCGGCTCGAAGCCGGAACTACGAGGCCTCGGCACGACAAGTGTGTGGGGCGCTTGGCCTCCGGCTAGTGGACATTCCCCAGTTTGCCTGCTGCGGATTTCCGATCAAGTCCATGGATTCGGAAGAGGCGCTCACACTTTCCGCCTTCAATCTGGCGTTGGCGCTGCGCGAAGGGCTTGATGTTCTTACGCTGTGCAGTTCCTGCGGATCCTCGCTGGCGGAAGCCGCCAAGCTTTTGCAGGAAAACGTCCCTCTCAGAGAGCGCGTCAATATCAAGCTGGCGCGTATCGGACTGAGCTACGGAGGAGGCGTGAAGGTACGTCACATCGTTCACGTGCTTCACGAAGAAGTGGGTCTGGAAACCATCGGTAAGAAGATGGTTACGGATCTTTCGGCGCTGCGCATCGCTTCGCATCACGGATGTCATTTTCTGAAGCCCTCGGAGATACATCACTTCGACGAAGTCGAGGCGCCGCGTTCCCTGGATCGGTTGACGGCGCTCACCTCGGCCGAGCCGGTGAACTACCCCGGAAAGACCAAGTGTTGCGGCGGACCGGTCATGGCGTCCGACCCGGACACAGCCGTGGCTGTGGCCCACGGCAAGCTGAACGCCCTCGCGGACGTGCAAGTGGATGCGTTGACCCTGGCGTGTCCCTTCTGTTCGGTCATGTACGAATCGAATCAGATCGGAGCGGACAGCGAGTCGGGTCATCGCGTCGAGCTTCCGGTCCTGTTCATCACGCAAGTGCTCGGGCTGGGAATGGGATTGAGTCCCAAAGACCTGGGATTCAAACAGAACGTGATTAAGCCAAAGGCCCTGCTCGCCAAGCTGGGATTATAG
- a CDS encoding 4Fe-4S dicluster domain-containing protein: MRIISVDELHPDFAEEIIAQPGGEGIRRCFACGTCTMSCPVREVNEAFNPRRLIRMCLLGMKQEVLQSDFVWLCSNCYACQERCPQGIHIAELMRVLKNMAYRYGNVPQGVRTQKERILQMGRIYEISEFDNKKRQKLDLPELPTCIENVGVLLAED, translated from the coding sequence GTGCGGATCATCTCCGTAGACGAACTTCATCCGGATTTTGCTGAAGAGATCATTGCGCAGCCCGGCGGCGAGGGGATCCGTCGCTGTTTTGCCTGCGGAACGTGCACCATGAGTTGCCCCGTCCGAGAAGTAAACGAAGCCTTTAATCCCCGTCGTTTGATACGCATGTGCCTTCTGGGTATGAAGCAGGAGGTGCTGCAAAGCGATTTCGTCTGGTTGTGTTCGAACTGTTACGCCTGCCAGGAAAGATGCCCCCAGGGAATTCACATTGCCGAGCTTATGCGCGTGCTGAAGAACATGGCCTATCGGTACGGTAACGTTCCGCAAGGCGTCCGGACGCAGAAAGAACGAATCCTCCAAATGGGGCGCATTTACGAAATCAGCGAATTCGACAATAAGAAACGCCAAAAACTGGACTTGCCGGAACTGCCTACCTGTATCGAAAACGTGGGTGTGCTGCTGGCGGAAGATTAG
- a CDS encoding O-acetyl-ADP-ribose deacetylase yields MEVTIHQSKLSLINGDITEEETDAIVNAANSGLRGGGGVDGAIHRKGGPSIMEECRRIGGCPTGSAVITRAGKLKAKRVIHAVGPIWSGGSRNEARLLAGAYRESLKLASEHRLESVSFPSISTGAYGYPLEEAAEVALSTVIEYLKEHPEIALVRFVLFGESTYDRYAEVLKRIV; encoded by the coding sequence ATGGAAGTGACCATTCATCAATCCAAACTATCCCTGATCAACGGGGACATCACCGAGGAGGAAACCGACGCCATCGTCAATGCGGCCAATTCAGGCCTCCGCGGAGGGGGGGGCGTGGACGGAGCCATCCACCGAAAAGGAGGTCCTTCCATTATGGAGGAATGCCGTCGGATCGGGGGATGCCCTACCGGCAGCGCCGTCATTACTCGAGCAGGGAAGCTGAAAGCAAAGCGGGTCATCCATGCCGTGGGCCCCATTTGGTCGGGCGGGAGCCGGAATGAAGCCCGTCTTCTGGCCGGGGCATATCGCGAAAGTCTGAAACTGGCTTCCGAACACCGGTTGGAGAGCGTGTCATTTCCGTCCATCAGCACGGGCGCTTACGGATATCCCCTGGAAGAGGCGGCCGAGGTGGCTCTCTCCACTGTGATCGAATACCTGAAGGAGCATCCGGAGATTGCCCTCGTTCGCTTCGTTCTCTTTGGTGAGTCCACGTACGACAGGTATGCGGAAGTGCTGAAACGCATCGTTTGA
- the plsY gene encoding glycerol-3-phosphate 1-O-acyltransferase PlsY, whose amino-acid sequence MILEIGMIVGSYLIGSIPTGVIIARLFARVDIQTQGSRNIGATNVTRVVGKKAGLLTLLGDVAKGALPVWAMTAVVGADQAASQWWIAAVGAAAFTGHLFPLYLLGRGGKGVATALGVYLAAAPFVLAGCLAVFLAGAVTTRYVSMGSILGAVSLPILALWKYGAGPFFWMSCFICLSIILKHHENIRRILKGEESRWNEPRNETHIGGGS is encoded by the coding sequence ATGATTCTTGAAATAGGCATGATTGTGGGGTCCTATCTGATAGGATCCATACCAACGGGTGTAATCATCGCTCGATTGTTCGCGAGAGTGGACATCCAAACCCAGGGAAGCAGGAATATCGGGGCCACGAACGTTACGCGCGTGGTCGGAAAAAAGGCGGGTCTACTCACACTTCTGGGAGACGTAGCCAAGGGAGCCTTGCCTGTCTGGGCAATGACCGCCGTGGTCGGCGCCGACCAAGCCGCCTCCCAATGGTGGATTGCGGCCGTCGGCGCAGCGGCTTTCACAGGACATCTCTTCCCTTTGTATCTTCTGGGCCGAGGCGGAAAAGGAGTCGCCACGGCTTTGGGAGTGTACCTGGCCGCGGCGCCTTTTGTCTTGGCGGGGTGCCTGGCCGTATTTCTGGCCGGAGCCGTCACCACGCGATACGTATCCATGGGCTCGATTCTCGGCGCCGTGAGCTTGCCGATACTCGCGCTCTGGAAATACGGCGCCGGGCCTTTTTTCTGGATGAGCTGTTTCATCTGCCTATCGATCATTCTAAAACACCATGAAAACATCCGCCGCATCTTGAAGGGGGAAGAGTCCAGGTGGAATGAACCTCGAAACGAAACCCACATCGGCGGAGGAAGCTGA
- a CDS encoding HDOD domain-containing protein, with translation MFAERSQPDIPLIDRIVSSKDLPTLPGLLIKLIEICNLEDTSFRDVAEIIEKDPSLCSKVLKLVNSAYTGLYRNVESIESGILVLGMDAIKNIAVSTGVYQAFKRLDGNATFNLKAFWWHSLMCAVTARLIANRVRYGAPEDAFLSGLVHDLGKLAIWANCPQEYSSILETAGGDPEALLSEEEALGGAHTVVGSWLLHQWKLPTFMADAVLYHHELPKRILHSLPLVRIIFLANLISTPATSLEKKLKVAKELFGFSSSDVEALFSKAEKEVVDVAGSMEIEIEADKGLADRDSKQDLDQAKTMARKIRDISLLYGTARHFLEAHSETEILRVARQGLQILFDVHDLFLFIYDESTNLLVGADGREGRENLKFDLVVPFEEQTSLPAKCLASRRPTDSFSPENETSATIADEQLIRATGREGILCLPMTAHKKPVGAIVLGVNRSEFGRLSERTNLLNMFACQAAAAVYAYQLREAQSQLVQTERLAAATAVARRVVHEANNPLGIIKNYLQILRTKFDEEHPAHEDLRIIKDEIDRVVQIIGQLSDFSAVRRPHKDQVDLNSLLADLARLTGESLKQLRNIGLELDLDPSLPVMRSDKAALKQVFINLMKNAVEAVSAGGNISIRTRCVPPRSEIIADRLEDSYPIYAEITFADNGPGVPDELKARIFEPYVTTKSKGHGGLGLSIVHNLVSELKGAIRFESDKETGTTFKILLPIPKG, from the coding sequence ATGTTTGCCGAGAGGTCGCAGCCAGACATCCCACTCATCGATAGAATCGTTTCATCCAAAGACCTTCCGACGCTGCCGGGTCTTTTGATCAAACTGATAGAAATCTGCAATCTGGAAGATACCAGCTTCCGTGATGTGGCGGAGATCATTGAAAAAGACCCATCCCTGTGTTCGAAAGTCCTAAAGCTGGTGAATTCGGCTTACACGGGTCTCTATCGAAATGTGGAGTCCATAGAGAGCGGGATTCTCGTGCTTGGGATGGACGCCATAAAGAACATCGCTGTTTCCACCGGGGTCTACCAGGCGTTCAAGCGACTCGACGGCAATGCGACGTTCAATCTGAAAGCCTTTTGGTGGCATTCGCTCATGTGCGCCGTCACGGCTCGGCTCATCGCCAATCGAGTACGTTACGGGGCTCCGGAGGATGCGTTCCTGTCCGGACTGGTCCACGATTTGGGTAAGTTGGCTATTTGGGCCAATTGCCCGCAGGAGTACAGCAGCATCCTCGAGACGGCGGGAGGCGATCCCGAAGCGCTTCTCTCTGAAGAGGAGGCACTGGGTGGAGCCCATACCGTGGTGGGATCGTGGCTGCTTCATCAGTGGAAGCTCCCCACGTTCATGGCGGACGCCGTACTGTATCACCACGAACTTCCCAAACGCATTTTGCATTCCCTTCCGCTGGTGAGGATCATCTTTCTCGCCAATTTGATATCCACTCCCGCAACGAGCCTCGAGAAGAAGTTGAAGGTTGCCAAAGAACTCTTCGGTTTCTCGAGTTCCGACGTAGAAGCATTGTTTTCCAAGGCTGAAAAAGAAGTGGTCGACGTAGCCGGTTCCATGGAAATCGAGATCGAGGCGGACAAAGGACTGGCCGATCGGGACTCGAAGCAGGACCTGGACCAGGCCAAGACCATGGCCCGGAAAATCCGCGATATTTCGCTGTTATACGGCACGGCCCGCCATTTTCTCGAAGCGCACAGCGAAACTGAAATCCTGAGAGTCGCTCGACAGGGTTTGCAGATCCTGTTCGACGTGCACGACCTTTTCCTGTTTATCTATGACGAGAGTACAAATCTGCTGGTGGGAGCGGATGGACGTGAAGGGCGGGAGAACTTGAAGTTCGATCTGGTCGTTCCTTTCGAGGAACAGACGAGCCTTCCGGCGAAGTGTCTGGCATCCCGAAGGCCCACGGACTCTTTCAGCCCGGAAAACGAAACGTCGGCGACGATTGCGGACGAGCAGCTGATTCGCGCCACCGGCAGGGAAGGTATTCTATGCCTTCCGATGACCGCGCACAAAAAGCCCGTGGGAGCCATCGTCCTCGGCGTGAACAGAAGCGAGTTCGGGCGCCTTTCGGAAAGAACCAACCTGCTGAACATGTTCGCATGCCAGGCGGCCGCTGCCGTCTATGCATATCAACTGAGGGAGGCTCAATCTCAGTTGGTGCAAACGGAGCGCCTCGCCGCCGCAACGGCGGTCGCCAGAAGGGTGGTCCATGAGGCGAACAATCCGTTGGGCATCATAAAAAACTACTTACAGATCTTGAGAACGAAATTCGACGAGGAACATCCGGCCCATGAAGATCTGAGGATCATCAAAGACGAGATCGATCGCGTTGTCCAGATAATAGGCCAGCTATCCGACTTTTCCGCCGTTCGACGTCCACACAAAGATCAGGTGGATCTGAATTCGCTCCTGGCCGACCTCGCGAGGCTGACGGGGGAATCGCTCAAGCAGCTTAGAAATATCGGCCTGGAGCTGGACCTGGACCCGTCCCTGCCGGTGATGCGCAGTGACAAAGCGGCTTTGAAGCAGGTATTCATCAATTTGATGAAGAACGCCGTGGAAGCCGTTTCAGCCGGAGGAAACATCAGTATCAGGACCCGCTGTGTCCCTCCGCGCTCAGAAATAATTGCCGACAGACTCGAGGACTCTTATCCGATCTACGCGGAAATTACGTTCGCTGACAACGGCCCCGGTGTTCCGGATGAACTCAAGGCGCGAATTTTCGAGCCTTACGTCACCACCAAGAGCAAGGGGCATGGTGGTTTGGGTTTGTCCATTGTCCACAATCTGGTCAGCGAACTCAAAGGCGCCATTCGCTTCGAAAGCGACAAAGAGACGGGTACGACCTTCAAGATCCTACTGCCGATTCCTAAGGGGTAG
- a CDS encoding response regulator, translating into MASPPRILIVDDEKMMCDSLHYLLNREPYEVFKAYDGEQAIRMFSEDIYDLVLLDVVLPDMDGYAVMDALSRRSSETLIIIMTGYATMDSAIDAIRRGAYDYLRKPFEHQELLRTIENALNHKRLKAEKKALDGMLELSEERYRYLVQNSPDIIYALDKNGRFTFINSVVEKSLGYLTDDLIGRHYSSIVYEEDLEKARDLFEEPGTSGPTRNGEVIRLKAENGAVLAKHFEIRNVAMDLPVFPDTSPHSKYSGGRAVTHGVARDVSRRKQLEKQLQQADKMKAIGTLAGGLAHDFNNILMGIQAYTSLILLNNEVDSPDYERAQLIDRQVRSGAELTRQLLDLAKGSTKKARSIDLNELVQQSSRMFGRTKKEITIHENYQEAVWNIDAEPGQIEQALLNLYVNAWQAMEGGGDLTLETKNVSVDATQAKSLGVKTGDYVTISVSDTGVGMDEHTQKRVFEPFFTTKGPGQGTGLGLASVYGIMQYHSGAVTVNSVEHEGSTFRLYLPASKEAATRSERSSSKLLKGTETVLVVDDEEMVVNAEEEMLKALGYDVLTARSGFDAAEIYRRRQHDIALVVLDMIMPGIGGVQTFNLLRSIDPNIRVMIATGFSDDDEVSGLMQQGCRGFLQKPFNIERLSHKLREVLDTQPARPA; encoded by the coding sequence ATGGCTTCGCCGCCAAGAATTCTCATTGTCGATGACGAGAAAATGATGTGCGACAGCCTGCACTACCTGTTGAACAGGGAGCCGTACGAAGTATTCAAGGCGTATGACGGAGAGCAGGCCATCAGGATGTTTTCGGAGGACATCTATGATCTGGTTCTCCTGGATGTCGTCCTGCCGGACATGGATGGCTATGCAGTGATGGATGCCCTCTCACGTCGCAGCTCAGAGACGCTTATCATCATCATGACCGGCTACGCGACCATGGATTCGGCCATCGACGCCATACGCAGAGGTGCTTACGACTATCTCAGGAAGCCCTTCGAGCATCAGGAACTGCTTCGCACGATTGAAAACGCCCTCAATCATAAGCGCCTCAAAGCCGAGAAAAAAGCGTTGGACGGGATGCTCGAGCTGTCCGAAGAGCGCTACCGGTATCTGGTGCAGAATTCACCCGACATCATTTACGCTCTGGATAAGAACGGTCGGTTCACGTTCATCAACTCCGTAGTCGAGAAGTCATTGGGATACCTCACCGACGATCTCATTGGGCGGCACTATTCTTCCATTGTGTACGAGGAGGATCTCGAGAAGGCCCGAGATCTGTTCGAGGAACCGGGCACATCCGGCCCTACCCGCAATGGAGAAGTCATTCGGCTTAAAGCTGAGAACGGCGCGGTCCTTGCGAAGCATTTCGAGATCCGAAATGTAGCGATGGATCTGCCCGTCTTTCCGGACACGTCGCCCCATTCCAAATACTCCGGGGGACGGGCGGTGACCCATGGAGTCGCCAGGGATGTGAGCCGGCGAAAACAGCTCGAGAAACAGCTCCAGCAGGCGGATAAAATGAAAGCCATCGGTACTCTGGCCGGAGGCCTCGCCCATGACTTCAACAACATTCTAATGGGCATACAAGCCTATACTTCCCTGATCCTGCTCAATAACGAAGTGGACAGCCCGGATTACGAACGAGCACAGCTCATCGATCGGCAGGTCCGAAGCGGGGCGGAACTCACCCGGCAGCTCCTGGATCTGGCCAAAGGCAGCACCAAGAAAGCGCGGTCTATAGACCTGAATGAACTGGTTCAGCAATCGTCGCGCATGTTCGGGCGCACCAAGAAAGAAATCACGATCCATGAGAACTACCAGGAAGCCGTCTGGAACATCGACGCGGAACCTGGGCAGATCGAGCAAGCGCTGCTGAACCTTTACGTTAATGCATGGCAGGCCATGGAAGGCGGGGGAGACCTCACCCTCGAGACAAAAAACGTATCCGTGGACGCAACGCAGGCTAAATCGCTGGGAGTGAAAACCGGTGATTACGTTACCATCTCGGTTTCCGACACGGGCGTCGGGATGGATGAGCATACGCAAAAGCGTGTTTTCGAACCCTTTTTTACGACGAAAGGTCCCGGCCAAGGTACCGGGCTGGGTCTGGCTTCCGTTTACGGTATCATGCAATATCATTCCGGCGCTGTTACCGTGAACAGCGTCGAACACGAAGGGTCAACGTTTCGGCTCTATTTGCCTGCCTCCAAGGAGGCGGCTACGCGTTCGGAACGTTCTTCTTCAAAACTGCTTAAAGGGACCGAAACGGTTCTGGTTGTGGACGATGAGGAGATGGTGGTCAACGCCGAAGAAGAAATGCTGAAGGCGTTGGGCTACGACGTACTGACGGCCCGCAGTGGTTTCGATGCGGCTGAAATCTACCGGCGACGACAACACGATATCGCTCTCGTTGTCCTGGACATGATTATGCCGGGCATTGGGGGCGTCCAAACCTTTAATCTGCTGAGGAGCATCGATCCAAACATACGGGTGATGATCGCAACCGGATTCAGCGACGACGATGAAGTGAGCGGCCTCATGCAGCAGGGATGCAGGGGATTCCTGCAAAAACCTTTCAACATAGAACGGTTGTCTCACAAGCTTAGGGAAGTGCTGGACACCCAACCCGCTCGTCCTGCCTGA
- a CDS encoding Rrf2 family transcriptional regulator: protein MRLTRSGEYAVRCILYLCSQRTGEVCSRKQIAREMDIPYEFLGKIAQDLARHGLVELVQGSKGGLRLLHSPHEITLLDVVEAINGEIGLNDCVVRPDSCRRSPTCTVHRVWLEARSQVRDTLRRATFARLLDQGTCLASPEDGKP, encoded by the coding sequence ATGAGACTTACGCGATCCGGAGAATACGCCGTTCGTTGCATTCTTTACCTCTGTTCCCAACGGACCGGCGAGGTTTGCAGCCGCAAGCAAATCGCCCGGGAAATGGATATTCCTTACGAATTCCTGGGAAAGATCGCCCAGGATCTGGCGCGTCACGGCCTTGTCGAGCTAGTGCAGGGGTCCAAAGGAGGGTTGAGGCTCTTGCACTCTCCCCATGAGATCACGCTGCTGGACGTCGTCGAAGCCATCAACGGAGAAATCGGACTGAACGATTGTGTGGTGCGTCCGGATTCCTGTCGGCGAAGCCCGACATGCACCGTGCATCGTGTGTGGCTGGAGGCTCGGTCGCAGGTTCGAGATACGCTACGCCGAGCCACTTTCGCTCGACTTCTCGACCAGGGGACCTGTCTGGCATCCCCGGAAGATGGAAAGCCCTGA
- a CDS encoding cytochrome ubiquinol oxidase subunit I: MMDVLMLSRLQFAAAAFYHFLFVPLTLGLSVMVALMETKYARTGDETYLRMTRFWGKVFLINFVMGIVTGITLEFQFGTNWSRYSEFMGDIFGSLLAIEALGFFFLESTMIGVWIFGWKKLSRKAHAFVMWLVAFASTGSAVWILTANSWMQHPVGYVIRNNRAELADFFAVASNPYAILMFFHVIAAAYLLSSFFVMGVSAYHLLRKKNLEFFTRSFRMALTFGLVVSVFLVIEGHYHAADLAHTQPAKLAAMESHWKTESNAPMYMLVWPDADNEGNSVEALPIPGFLSWMAFHDSKAEVKGLMDFPRDERPPVAPTFFSFKIMAFLGFYFVLLMVVGWLKRNRLTESPGYLKLMLYSMFLPYVAIELGWMVAEIGRQPWLVYGLMKTSDAVSHISVSQAAGTLIGFIVIYSLLACAAGYLLVRFIKAGPQPKTA; the protein is encoded by the coding sequence GTGATGGATGTGTTGATGCTTTCCAGACTGCAGTTCGCCGCAGCCGCCTTCTACCACTTCTTGTTTGTGCCGCTGACGCTGGGACTATCCGTGATGGTGGCGCTGATGGAAACCAAGTACGCGCGTACGGGGGACGAGACGTACCTGAGAATGACCAGGTTTTGGGGAAAGGTCTTCCTCATCAATTTCGTCATGGGCATCGTTACGGGGATAACGCTCGAATTCCAGTTTGGAACCAACTGGTCGAGATATTCGGAGTTCATGGGCGACATTTTCGGTTCCTTGTTGGCCATCGAGGCGTTGGGCTTCTTCTTCCTGGAGTCGACGATGATCGGCGTATGGATATTCGGCTGGAAGAAACTGTCCAGGAAAGCTCACGCGTTCGTCATGTGGCTCGTGGCGTTTGCATCCACCGGTTCGGCCGTATGGATACTGACGGCCAATTCATGGATGCAGCACCCCGTGGGTTATGTGATTCGCAACAACCGGGCGGAATTGGCCGACTTCTTTGCCGTTGCTTCCAACCCGTACGCCATCCTCATGTTTTTTCATGTCATTGCCGCCGCATACCTGTTGAGTTCGTTCTTCGTCATGGGCGTAAGCGCCTATCATCTTCTCAGAAAAAAGAACCTGGAGTTTTTCACCAGATCCTTCCGAATGGCTCTGACCTTCGGTCTCGTCGTTTCCGTATTTTTAGTCATTGAAGGGCACTACCATGCGGCGGATCTGGCCCATACGCAGCCGGCCAAACTGGCGGCCATGGAATCCCACTGGAAAACGGAATCCAACGCACCCATGTACATGTTGGTCTGGCCGGATGCGGACAACGAGGGAAATTCCGTCGAGGCTCTACCCATTCCGGGCTTCCTGAGTTGGATGGCGTTCCACGACAGCAAGGCCGAGGTGAAGGGACTCATGGACTTCCCCAGAGACGAACGTCCTCCGGTGGCTCCCACGTTCTTTTCATTCAAGATCATGGCATTCCTTGGATTTTACTTCGTTCTTCTCATGGTCGTCGGCTGGTTAAAACGGAACAGGCTGACGGAAAGCCCCGGCTATTTGAAACTGATGCTCTATTCCATGTTCCTTCCATACGTAGCCATTGAGCTCGGTTGGATGGTGGCGGAAATCGGGCGTCAGCCGTGGCTGGTGTACGGCCTGATGAAAACCTCCGATGCGGTATCCCATATATCCGTTTCCCAGGCCGCCGGCACGTTAATCGGATTTATCGTTATCTACAGCCTGCTGGCTTGCGCCGCGGGGTATCTCTTGGTCCGATTTATCAAAGCGGGACCTCAGCCAAAGACTGCTTGA
- the cydB gene encoding cytochrome d ubiquinol oxidase subunit II: MDLPTIWFLLWGLLWAVYFVTDGFDLGIGTLLPFMGKSDTERRIMYDVMGPLWDGNEVWLITAGGVTFAAFPKTYAVMFSSLYTPLMLLLFALILRGVSFEFRSKVENPTWRKMWDGFAFLGSLVPALLLGVAFANIFKGIAIDGMGIYQGTLFTLLNPYGLLGGVFFLTFFLVHGSIWLAVKTEGDLHDRALKTAHGLWWVLLGAAVALILAGAFATRLYDNYLAHPALFLVLAFTVVCLLGVKFYLAKGRLWKAWFSSALTIVGATFYGIVGLYPNMLPSSIDPAYNVTVYNAASSPKTLTIMFVLAVIFTPVVLLYQFWAYRLFKAKVTEEDLTYDEA; the protein is encoded by the coding sequence ATGGATTTGCCAACGATTTGGTTTTTGCTCTGGGGACTGTTGTGGGCTGTCTACTTTGTAACGGACGGATTCGACCTGGGGATCGGCACGCTTCTGCCGTTCATGGGTAAAAGCGATACCGAGCGAAGGATTATGTACGATGTTATGGGCCCCCTGTGGGACGGAAACGAGGTATGGCTCATAACCGCAGGCGGGGTCACCTTTGCCGCGTTTCCCAAAACCTACGCGGTCATGTTCAGTTCCCTTTACACGCCTCTGATGCTGTTGCTGTTCGCTCTGATTCTACGGGGCGTTTCCTTCGAGTTTCGCAGCAAAGTGGAAAACCCGACCTGGCGGAAAATGTGGGACGGGTTCGCGTTCCTGGGAAGTCTCGTCCCGGCACTGTTGCTCGGGGTGGCGTTCGCCAATATTTTCAAAGGAATCGCCATTGACGGGATGGGAATCTATCAGGGAACGTTGTTCACGCTACTCAACCCTTACGGCTTGCTCGGGGGCGTCTTTTTTCTGACGTTTTTTCTGGTGCATGGAAGCATATGGCTCGCTGTGAAAACCGAGGGAGATTTGCACGATCGGGCGCTCAAAACGGCTCATGGACTCTGGTGGGTGCTTTTGGGCGCGGCCGTGGCTCTAATCCTGGCCGGCGCTTTCGCCACACGACTCTATGACAACTATCTGGCCCATCCGGCTCTGTTTCTGGTGCTTGCGTTCACCGTAGTGTGCCTGCTGGGAGTCAAGTTCTATCTTGCAAAGGGCCGGCTGTGGAAGGCCTGGTTCTCCTCGGCCCTGACCATTGTTGGAGCTACGTTCTACGGAATCGTCGGATTGTATCCCAATATGCTCCCGTCCAGCATCGATCCGGCATACAATGTCACTGTGTACAACGCCGCCTCGAGCCCAAAGACTCTCACGATCATGTTCGTCCTGGCCGTGATCTTCACGCCGGTCGTGCTGCTTTACCAATTTTGGGCGTACAGGTTGTTCAAGGCCAAGGTTACGGAAGAGGATCTGACGTACGATGAAGCGTGA
- a CDS encoding MCP four helix bundle domain-containing protein produces the protein MAKSHIFYDKYAKTKRRLFVAFLVMTFVSLGAGLGILKLSNLKTVGMGLETVYEDRVKPLKHLKKLSDIYGIDIVDTANKESDLITISHAGR, from the coding sequence ATGGCGAAAAGCCATATCTTCTATGATAAATATGCAAAGACAAAGAGACGGCTCTTTGTGGCTTTTTTGGTTATGACATTTGTATCGTTAGGCGCCGGGTTAGGGATTTTGAAGCTGAGTAATCTGAAAACGGTGGGAATGGGGCTCGAAACGGTTTATGAAGATCGAGTCAAACCGTTAAAACACCTAAAGAAGCTCTCTGATATATATGGAATAGATATCGTCGATACCGCGAATAAGGAATCTGACTTAATCACGATATCCCACGCCGGCCGGTGA